Proteins encoded together in one uncultured Sphaerochaeta sp. window:
- the feoB gene encoding ferrous iron transport protein B, producing the protein MPTTIALAGNPNSGKTTVFNALTGSRQHVGNWPGVTVDKKEGVYKKDTRYAILDLPGTYSLSPYSAEEIITRTFIVEEKPACVIDVLDGTSLERNLYLALQIMETGVPTVLAINMMDEVRLKGEVIDCKRLEAELGVAVIPIEARTGKGLDQLMQAVMDTIETKRCPKPLDIYRLNGTVDEDTLADQRYTYITSLVEKAVLRSASSGEIKESRSDRIDRVLTHRFFALPVFAVVMYLLFAATFSENFLFIEGLPSPGVALATVVESLWGWLTELVSLGLVSAGAAPWAYSLVVDGVLEGLGAILGFLPLILVLYLLMSFLEDSGYMARVAFVMDRIFRRFGLSGRSFIPLLMGFGCSVPAIMATRTLDSEKDRRITTLLAGFMPCGAKLPIFIMFVSIFFADGNKTLVLFFLYALSLGVSILVSLLINRIAYKGQVSNFLMELPQYRLPTLRSVWIHGYEKVKGFIQKAGTVILAATILIWVLSSFNMASFNGQNLEQNDTILSEMDTSFLASMGKAVAPIFKPLGFGEWRPTVGIATGWIAKEMVVVTLAQLYSEDVNEEYLTQYFAGMSEGDLSDLGFSEGMYSADEAFDIYAESVLMEGGDEGGLRTLRQDIRTKQAALAYMAFNLLCMPCFAAVGAMKRELKTVRRTAGAVGIQMLTAYLVALLINMIGSLVW; encoded by the coding sequence ATGCCCACAACCATAGCACTTGCCGGAAACCCCAATTCAGGGAAGACCACGGTATTCAATGCACTAACTGGATCTCGCCAGCATGTAGGAAACTGGCCGGGAGTAACCGTAGACAAGAAAGAAGGTGTCTATAAGAAGGATACCAGATATGCCATCTTAGACCTTCCAGGGACCTACTCACTCAGCCCCTATAGCGCTGAGGAGATCATAACCCGAACCTTTATCGTTGAAGAGAAACCGGCATGTGTCATTGATGTTCTCGATGGCACCAGTCTGGAGCGAAATCTCTATCTTGCTCTGCAGATCATGGAGACGGGAGTTCCCACTGTTTTAGCTATCAATATGATGGATGAAGTTCGCCTGAAGGGCGAAGTTATTGACTGCAAGCGACTGGAAGCAGAGCTTGGCGTTGCTGTCATTCCCATAGAGGCAAGAACCGGCAAGGGTCTGGATCAATTGATGCAAGCGGTTATGGATACAATTGAGACCAAAAGATGCCCAAAACCCTTGGATATCTACCGCCTAAACGGGACGGTGGACGAGGACACCCTGGCTGACCAAAGGTATACGTATATTACATCACTGGTGGAGAAAGCTGTCCTCAGAAGTGCCTCTTCGGGAGAGATCAAGGAAAGCAGGAGTGATCGGATAGATAGGGTACTGACTCATCGCTTCTTTGCCCTCCCTGTTTTTGCAGTGGTGATGTATTTGCTTTTTGCAGCCACCTTCAGTGAGAACTTTCTCTTCATTGAAGGTCTTCCCAGCCCTGGAGTAGCACTTGCAACCGTCGTGGAGTCTCTCTGGGGGTGGCTCACTGAACTGGTGTCACTTGGGTTGGTATCTGCTGGAGCTGCTCCTTGGGCTTACAGCCTGGTGGTAGATGGTGTGTTGGAAGGACTGGGCGCCATTCTTGGGTTCCTTCCTCTTATCTTGGTGCTGTATCTGTTGATGAGCTTTCTGGAAGATAGCGGGTATATGGCTCGTGTTGCCTTTGTGATGGACCGGATTTTTCGACGGTTTGGATTGAGTGGACGATCTTTCATCCCTCTCTTGATGGGTTTTGGGTGTTCTGTTCCCGCCATTATGGCTACCAGGACATTGGACAGTGAGAAGGATAGAAGGATCACCACCCTGCTTGCAGGGTTCATGCCCTGTGGCGCAAAATTACCTATTTTCATTATGTTTGTCTCCATCTTCTTCGCCGATGGAAACAAGACATTGGTACTCTTCTTCCTGTATGCACTGAGCTTGGGGGTGTCGATCCTTGTCTCCCTTCTGATCAACAGGATTGCCTATAAGGGTCAGGTTTCCAATTTTCTGATGGAACTTCCCCAATACCGACTGCCTACCCTCAGGTCAGTGTGGATCCATGGGTACGAGAAGGTGAAGGGATTTATCCAGAAGGCAGGTACTGTGATTCTCGCAGCAACCATCCTGATCTGGGTGCTTTCTTCCTTCAATATGGCATCGTTCAACGGCCAGAACCTGGAACAGAATGATACGATTCTCTCAGAGATGGATACCTCATTCCTTGCATCAATGGGAAAGGCTGTTGCTCCTATTTTCAAGCCCCTGGGTTTTGGGGAGTGGAGACCAACTGTAGGTATAGCCACAGGATGGATTGCGAAGGAGATGGTCGTGGTGACACTGGCTCAGCTCTATAGTGAGGATGTGAATGAGGAGTACCTAACGCAGTACTTTGCTGGTATGAGTGAAGGTGATCTTTCTGATCTGGGATTCTCTGAGGGGATGTACTCAGCAGACGAGGCCTTCGATATCTATGCTGAATCGGTATTGATGGAAGGCGGTGATGAGGGAGGACTACGTACCCTTCGTCAGGATATTCGAACCAAGCAAGCTGCTTTGGCTTATATGGCCTTCAACCTGCTTTGCATGCCTTGTTTTGCAGCAGTCGGGGCTATGAAGCGGGAATTGAAAACAGTCCGACGTACAGCAGGAGCTGTTGGCATTCAGATGCTGACTGCTTACCTGGTGGCATTATTGATCAATATGATCGGATCATTGGTTTGGTAG
- the murA gene encoding UDP-N-acetylglucosamine 1-carboxyvinyltransferase: MGAYRITGGNPASGEVQISGNKNGALPCLAATLLTDEPVRLLNVPDIEDVQVMVKLLENLGSKVVKEDANTYTIMSGGRSGKLKKKLVQSVRGSILLLGPLLATIDEVRLTPPGGDVIGLRRLDTHFIGLSALGASCLINEEGEIHIKANGSRLQANDIFLDEASVTATENVLMASSLAEGQSIISNAASEPHVQDLCRMLNSMGCHIEGIGSNRLYVTGQKKLHGCEFRLTADYMEAGSYIGLAGATGGQLLLKGVDPGHLRMIRLGFERIGITFVVDGPSSILVPKRQKRILAKEVGGHTAKIDDAPWPGFPADLLSIITVCATQMEGSILIHEKMFESRMFFVDWLIRMGADIILCDPHRAVVNGPSQLLGSELSSPDVRAGMALVIAAACAKGVSVIQNIYQIERGYENLCGKLQALGLSIERDT; this comes from the coding sequence ATGGGTGCGTATCGTATAACCGGGGGAAACCCTGCGAGCGGAGAGGTGCAGATCAGTGGAAACAAGAATGGTGCACTACCGTGTCTTGCTGCCACCTTGCTGACTGATGAGCCTGTTCGATTGTTGAACGTTCCCGATATCGAGGATGTTCAGGTTATGGTCAAACTCTTGGAGAACCTTGGTTCCAAGGTAGTCAAAGAGGATGCCAATACCTATACCATCATGAGTGGGGGGAGAAGCGGTAAGCTCAAGAAAAAACTGGTCCAATCGGTGAGGGGTTCCATCCTTCTCTTGGGACCATTATTGGCTACCATCGATGAAGTTCGTCTCACACCTCCTGGAGGGGATGTTATCGGACTTCGAAGACTCGATACCCACTTTATCGGCCTCTCTGCGTTGGGTGCCTCTTGCCTGATCAATGAGGAAGGGGAGATTCATATCAAGGCAAATGGAAGTAGGTTGCAGGCAAATGACATCTTCCTTGATGAAGCATCTGTAACAGCAACAGAAAATGTTCTCATGGCCTCTTCGCTGGCCGAAGGACAGAGTATCATCAGCAATGCCGCAAGTGAGCCTCATGTACAGGACCTTTGCAGGATGCTCAACAGTATGGGATGTCATATTGAGGGAATAGGTTCCAACCGTCTCTATGTAACCGGTCAAAAGAAACTTCATGGCTGTGAGTTCCGTCTCACAGCTGACTATATGGAAGCTGGTTCCTATATTGGTCTAGCCGGTGCTACTGGAGGCCAGCTGTTGCTCAAGGGTGTCGACCCTGGGCATCTGAGAATGATTCGCCTGGGCTTTGAACGAATAGGGATAACCTTTGTTGTTGATGGTCCTTCTTCCATCCTTGTACCCAAACGGCAGAAACGGATACTTGCAAAGGAAGTCGGTGGCCATACAGCAAAGATTGATGATGCTCCCTGGCCAGGGTTTCCCGCTGATCTCTTGAGTATCATCACTGTATGCGCAACCCAGATGGAAGGTTCAATTCTGATCCATGAGAAGATGTTTGAGTCTCGCATGTTCTTCGTTGATTGGTTGATCAGGATGGGTGCAGATATCATCCTTTGTGACCCACATCGAGCAGTGGTCAATGGACCCAGCCAACTGCTGGGTTCAGAGTTATCCAGTCCTGATGTACGAGCTGGAATGGCACTCGTCATTGCCGCTGCTTGTGCTAAAGGTGTCAGTGTGATCCAGAATATCTATCAGATTGAACGGGGTTATGAAAATCTCTGTGGTAAGCTCCAAGCCTTAGGTTTGTCCATCGAAAGGGATACGTAA
- a CDS encoding ferrous iron transport protein A gives MTLESLRPGDKARVLSIGTQGALRRRILDMGITPSVVVQLIKVAPLGDPLELTVRGYQLSLRKQEASLIEVEII, from the coding sequence ATGACACTAGAATCATTACGTCCTGGGGACAAGGCAAGAGTGCTGTCCATCGGAACACAGGGTGCATTGCGCCGACGGATTTTGGATATGGGGATCACTCCAAGTGTGGTTGTGCAGTTGATTAAGGTTGCTCCTTTAGGCGATCCCCTGGAGCTGACGGTACGGGGGTATCAGCTGAGTCTGAGAAAGCAAGAAGCTTCTTTGATTGAAGTTGAAATCATATAG
- a CDS encoding sigma 54-interacting transcriptional regulator, giving the protein MSLFIISSDWRFKEHFKHHFTQDFLHEFTISHKLLEALDSSSVSPKLLIIDERMSKGSQRSVLEQLTYQKCTIPILLFTSNEQQLDIQNYKTLNLHVIKRKGVDFESLFSHLDPFLGKSESREQQKPYIPCGLVGNSYCMQRLRNDLSRYAKQNCSIHLYGETGTGKELAATYLHRLSFPHRNMVSVNCSLLSSSLGNSMFFGHVKGAFTDGNTDLPGLVHEANQSTLFLDELETLSPSFQAYMLRLLENGQYRRLGDTQLYTSRFRLITASNEDLVTLMQGNRIRKDFFYRINEVSITLPPLRDHLEDIPQLSDHFLLHCKSKKQLDEHGLELLMSYHWPGNVRQLFSTIRRCLINSEDEPVVLVKHDDIYQD; this is encoded by the coding sequence ATGTCTCTGTTCATCATCTCATCGGACTGGCGTTTCAAGGAGCATTTCAAGCACCATTTTACCCAAGATTTTCTTCATGAATTTACTATTTCCCATAAACTTCTGGAAGCACTGGATAGCAGCTCGGTGAGCCCAAAACTACTTATCATAGACGAGCGGATGAGCAAGGGAAGCCAACGTTCAGTCCTTGAACAACTAACTTACCAAAAATGTACTATCCCTATCCTGCTCTTTACCAGCAATGAGCAACAACTTGATATACAGAATTATAAAACTCTTAATCTTCATGTTATCAAAAGGAAAGGCGTTGACTTCGAATCCTTGTTTTCCCATCTGGATCCTTTCCTTGGAAAATCAGAAAGTCGAGAACAACAGAAACCGTATATACCTTGTGGGTTGGTTGGAAATAGCTATTGTATGCAGAGACTGAGAAATGATCTGTCTCGATATGCAAAGCAGAACTGCTCGATTCATCTATATGGAGAAACAGGAACAGGAAAAGAACTGGCGGCAACCTATCTTCATCGCCTCAGCTTCCCCCATAGAAACATGGTATCGGTCAACTGCTCACTCCTCTCCAGTTCTTTAGGGAACTCCATGTTCTTTGGTCATGTGAAAGGAGCTTTTACCGACGGAAATACAGACCTCCCAGGGTTGGTCCATGAAGCCAACCAATCGACATTGTTCCTCGACGAGTTAGAGACCCTCTCTCCTTCCTTCCAAGCCTATATGCTCAGGCTCCTGGAAAACGGACAATACCGACGTCTGGGAGATACACAATTGTATACCTCCCGTTTCCGCCTCATCACAGCCTCCAATGAAGACCTCGTGACACTCATGCAAGGAAACCGAATCCGTAAGGATTTCTTTTACCGCATCAATGAGGTATCTATCACCCTGCCTCCGCTGAGAGATCATCTTGAAGATATCCCTCAGCTCAGCGATCATTTCCTGCTTCACTGCAAAAGCAAGAAGCAATTGGATGAACATGGACTGGAACTGCTTATGAGTTATCATTGGCCGGGAAATGTACGCCAGCTCTTCTCCACCATCAGGCGATGCCTGATAAACAGTGAAGATGAACCGGTCGTACTGGTTAAGCATGATGATATCTATCAGGATTGA
- a CDS encoding sensor domain-containing diguanylate cyclase produces MKRNSWILSTSLVFLSTLLLVIFSLSTLGEIERVYKDQTAQGTEALKRKFLYDSVNNQIKRIDTQRAIHQVEYQKQLDHITWHMDTSYEADIESFPQVVASFFTQDSSSPWTAVLWQRETGEVIVDNKGVIVGSEPPIDVVNSLLHGFQLYELHSYAPYTLFVGIPQVVIDEEVKQYIADEIYASNYPENSYIWVNEVINYEGGDEYAIRRIHPNLRDSVGVYLSTNMTDVQGNTPYKTELEGINQDGELYFTYFFKKLDSDVISEKLTYARLYKDFDWIVAMGIHLDDLAMYVEETANKSAGIVGQITPIFIGAIILLFVLHSVLLVVLEHQRNRIQAKSLEDQAYKDPLTGIGNRRSGLLALKKAYLESRKGNGAGVISIFDIDYFKHINDTFGHDAGDRCLIQLTKTLQELACSKDALFRWGGDEFLIVCPPLTAKQVNLMAESLLSAARTVEVEHETTKITLTISLGLVSFLPSDTSEIDTFKRADGALYQAKKAGRNRFVTLL; encoded by the coding sequence ATGAAACGTAATTCATGGATACTCAGTACCTCTCTGGTGTTCCTCTCAACCTTGTTGTTGGTGATTTTTTCGTTGAGCACCCTGGGTGAAATTGAACGAGTGTATAAGGACCAGACTGCTCAAGGTACCGAAGCGTTGAAACGGAAGTTTCTCTATGATTCAGTCAATAACCAAATCAAGCGAATCGATACACAACGAGCAATCCACCAAGTGGAATATCAAAAGCAACTGGATCATATCACTTGGCATATGGATACTTCCTATGAGGCGGATATTGAAAGCTTTCCACAGGTGGTGGCATCCTTCTTTACCCAGGACTCTTCCTCCCCTTGGACTGCTGTGCTTTGGCAGCGGGAAACGGGTGAAGTTATTGTAGATAATAAAGGGGTTATTGTGGGATCAGAACCTCCCATTGATGTGGTGAATAGCCTCTTGCATGGGTTTCAGTTGTATGAATTGCACTCATATGCTCCTTATACGCTTTTTGTCGGAATTCCCCAAGTGGTGATTGATGAGGAAGTAAAGCAGTATATCGCTGATGAGATATATGCGAGTAATTATCCGGAAAATTCCTATATCTGGGTCAATGAGGTAATCAACTATGAGGGTGGTGACGAATATGCAATTCGGAGAATCCATCCCAACCTCCGTGATTCTGTGGGCGTATACCTCTCTACCAATATGACAGATGTACAAGGCAATACACCCTACAAGACTGAGTTGGAGGGGATTAACCAGGATGGAGAGCTCTACTTCACCTATTTCTTCAAGAAATTGGATAGTGATGTCATCTCGGAGAAGCTTACCTACGCACGGCTCTACAAGGATTTTGACTGGATTGTTGCAATGGGTATCCATCTTGATGATCTTGCCATGTATGTAGAGGAGACTGCAAACAAGAGTGCCGGTATTGTGGGTCAAATTACCCCAATATTTATTGGGGCAATTATTCTGCTCTTTGTGCTTCACTCTGTTCTGCTGGTAGTGTTGGAGCATCAGCGGAATAGGATCCAAGCAAAGAGCCTTGAGGATCAAGCGTACAAGGATCCGTTGACCGGAATTGGAAATCGCAGGAGTGGTTTGCTTGCCTTGAAAAAAGCATATCTTGAGAGCAGGAAGGGTAATGGTGCTGGGGTGATCTCAATTTTCGATATAGATTATTTCAAACATATCAATGATACCTTCGGACATGATGCTGGAGACAGGTGTCTGATACAGCTTACCAAAACATTGCAGGAGTTGGCCTGTTCAAAGGATGCCCTTTTCCGGTGGGGTGGTGATGAGTTCCTTATTGTATGCCCCCCTCTTACGGCTAAACAAGTTAACCTGATGGCAGAGTCATTGCTCAGTGCAGCAAGAACTGTGGAAGTGGAACATGAGACAACCAAGATAACACTGACCATATCACTGGGTCTGGTCTCTTTCCTGCCAAGTGATACATCTGAAATTGATACATTCAAGAGGGCAGACGGGGCACTCTATCAGGCGAAGAAAGCAGGAAGGAACAGATTTGTAACGCTTCTTTAA
- a CDS encoding FeoA domain-containing protein, which translates to MPLSFAQVGETRKIIGLHGEDAIKQHLLDLGFVAGEVIKIVGNSSQGIVLSIKGVRLALNRGLAHRINVA; encoded by the coding sequence ATGCCGCTTTCCTTTGCCCAAGTTGGAGAAACAAGAAAAATTATAGGACTGCACGGGGAAGATGCAATAAAACAGCATCTTCTTGATCTTGGATTTGTTGCAGGAGAAGTCATTAAAATTGTGGGTAACAGTAGCCAAGGGATTGTTCTTTCCATTAAAGGTGTACGTCTTGCCTTGAATCGTGGGTTGGCTCACCGAATAAACGTTGCATAA
- a CDS encoding S41 family peptidase — MKSIYTRRLSLSFIVLLMILPLFAGGSVEQVLASPLSGGYTSQESGADQISFDMASLERLYRYVDSIYINEVDKEKMFNDLATALVASLDDPYSFYVPPTEAKEYQEETSGVYGGIGTYLNKPVPENKDPSDPSTYMITIVSPFPGSPAQRAGLRAGDLISHIEGEAVDELTSYEASMLLRGEPNTPVTITVYRSGTSFDLTLVREMITTPTVDSGILEGDIGYIILSEFTPQTGKQLLEHVQKLMEEDIVGLIIDERNNGGGAVDGTMQAANIFLEEGKTLVTIQGKKGTRRDQRYISSGDPEVPLELPIVILTNTGSASSAEIFAAAMKDNNRATLIGTKTFGKGVVQDVFQFGEGFAQVTTAHYYTPNGENIHEKGIEPDILVDDVELTDEEIPLFETLMTENALSSYVKENPEPTDENIRAFAEQYKERGINEEILLLLIRNEYLSKMPYEDRPIADPIFDRQLRRAIEFIRSGS; from the coding sequence ATGAAAAGCATATATACCCGTAGGCTCAGCCTAAGTTTCATAGTACTGTTAATGATTCTTCCCCTCTTTGCAGGGGGCTCGGTGGAGCAGGTCCTTGCTTCTCCGTTATCGGGTGGCTATACCTCCCAGGAATCAGGAGCAGACCAAATCTCATTTGATATGGCCTCCTTGGAGCGGTTGTACCGCTACGTGGATTCCATTTATATCAATGAAGTCGACAAAGAGAAAATGTTCAATGACCTTGCTACAGCACTGGTCGCCAGTCTCGATGATCCTTATTCTTTCTATGTACCGCCTACCGAGGCGAAGGAGTACCAGGAAGAAACATCAGGTGTGTATGGAGGCATCGGAACCTACCTCAACAAGCCAGTTCCTGAAAACAAGGATCCCAGTGATCCATCCACCTACATGATCACCATTGTCTCTCCGTTCCCGGGGTCCCCTGCCCAACGGGCGGGCTTACGTGCCGGAGATCTGATCAGTCATATCGAGGGGGAAGCGGTAGATGAGTTAACCAGTTATGAAGCAAGTATGCTTCTTCGTGGTGAACCCAATACCCCTGTCACCATTACCGTCTATAGGAGTGGAACCTCTTTTGACTTGACTCTTGTGAGGGAGATGATCACCACTCCGACTGTGGATAGTGGCATCCTCGAAGGTGATATTGGATACATCATTCTTTCCGAATTCACTCCCCAGACAGGGAAACAACTCCTAGAACATGTTCAGAAGCTTATGGAAGAGGACATCGTTGGCCTTATAATCGATGAGCGTAACAATGGCGGAGGAGCTGTGGATGGAACCATGCAAGCGGCAAACATCTTCCTGGAGGAAGGGAAGACCTTGGTCACCATCCAAGGAAAGAAGGGAACAAGACGGGACCAGCGATACATTTCCAGTGGAGATCCTGAAGTTCCGCTTGAACTCCCAATCGTCATCCTCACCAATACAGGGTCGGCTTCCTCAGCAGAGATTTTTGCAGCTGCAATGAAGGACAACAACCGAGCTACCTTGATCGGCACAAAAACCTTTGGGAAGGGAGTTGTACAGGATGTCTTCCAGTTTGGAGAAGGATTTGCACAGGTGACTACTGCTCACTACTACACCCCCAATGGGGAGAATATCCATGAAAAAGGTATTGAACCAGATATTCTGGTGGATGATGTAGAACTCACCGATGAGGAGATCCCGCTCTTTGAAACACTGATGACAGAGAATGCCCTTTCTTCCTATGTGAAGGAAAATCCAGAACCAACTGATGAGAATATCAGGGCGTTTGCTGAGCAGTACAAGGAGAGAGGAATCAATGAGGAGATCCTGCTTCTTTTGATCAGAAACGAGTATCTCTCCAAGATGCCCTATGAAGATCGTCCCATCGCCGACCCCATTTTCGACCGGCAACTGAGACGAGCAATCGAGTTCATCAGGAGTGGATCGTGA
- a CDS encoding RsmE family RNA methyltransferase → MRQYILPKTFKGEPSLVLRGKESQYLIKVLRLKEGQHILGRDQAGRAYQLTIEKIEKQECILSCKEVKEDASVQTTDALPSYAGPYPNLTLMQCLCKGKKEEQIVRQATEIGVREIVLVQSRYCVPDLSSKSEKALGNRLERLDRQVKEALQQSGSPISTEMVPEVITLSELPKWWNNRGPALFFHQSKRQETQKTLHDLVESLPMETPIALLVGPEGGFSEEECIFLEDAGFHPVLLRTNILRSETAGIYALSAIQTIMTEKKN, encoded by the coding sequence GTGAGGCAGTATATCCTTCCCAAAACCTTCAAAGGAGAACCCTCTCTTGTATTAAGAGGGAAAGAGAGCCAATACCTGATCAAGGTACTACGGCTCAAGGAAGGCCAGCACATTCTGGGTCGTGACCAGGCTGGAAGAGCCTATCAACTGACCATTGAGAAAATCGAAAAACAGGAGTGCATACTCTCTTGTAAAGAAGTGAAAGAAGATGCATCGGTCCAAACAACCGATGCGCTTCCTTCCTATGCTGGGCCCTACCCAAACTTGACCCTTATGCAGTGTCTCTGCAAAGGAAAGAAGGAAGAGCAGATAGTCAGGCAAGCAACAGAAATCGGAGTAAGGGAGATTGTACTTGTCCAAAGTCGGTACTGTGTTCCTGACCTTTCAAGCAAAAGCGAGAAAGCGTTGGGAAATCGTTTGGAACGGTTGGATCGACAAGTCAAGGAGGCCCTGCAACAGAGTGGTTCCCCAATCTCCACGGAAATGGTTCCAGAGGTCATCACCCTCTCAGAACTTCCCAAGTGGTGGAACAATCGTGGTCCTGCACTATTCTTCCATCAAAGCAAACGTCAAGAGACTCAGAAAACACTCCATGATCTGGTTGAATCACTCCCTATGGAGACCCCAATTGCCCTACTCGTGGGTCCTGAAGGTGGCTTTAGCGAAGAAGAGTGTATATTCCTTGAGGATGCGGGATTTCATCCTGTACTCTTAAGGACTAATATCCTACGCAGCGAAACTGCTGGAATCTATGCTCTTTCAGCAATTCAAACCATCATGACAGAAAAGAAAAACTAA
- a CDS encoding adenosine kinase, which yields MKESEHMVYGIGNPLIDIIVSVEEDDITELGIHKGTMALIGPQRMEELMLLSKERKTTYSCGGSCPNTIIALASLGVKATLAGKIGSDENGHIYQQRLKELGVADQLAITDKEMTGSTVILITPDSERSMNTFLGANRLYEMEDVDEDTVKKASFFHFTGYMWDTRSQQEAIKKALHIAKEHHTVVSFDLADPFAVGRYREPFLNLISQECDIVFANREEARILFDNYDPYECCRSMGKLCRTAVVKNGKKGSYISHEGKIINIPVKGPVVPTDTTGAGDVYAAGFLYGLYHDYSIQESGTIASILAGEIIRQRGAQFNKEKAKELRDLFASGSWKSL from the coding sequence ATGAAAGAAAGTGAGCACATGGTCTATGGCATAGGGAACCCCCTCATCGACATCATTGTCAGTGTTGAGGAAGATGATATTACCGAACTTGGAATCCACAAGGGTACCATGGCCTTGATCGGCCCACAGAGAATGGAAGAGCTCATGCTCCTCTCCAAGGAACGCAAAACAACCTACAGTTGTGGAGGCTCCTGTCCCAACACAATTATAGCCCTTGCCTCACTGGGTGTGAAGGCAACCTTGGCTGGTAAAATTGGCAGCGATGAGAATGGTCACATCTATCAACAGCGCCTCAAGGAACTTGGGGTTGCTGACCAGCTTGCTATAACCGACAAGGAAATGACTGGTTCTACGGTCATCCTTATCACTCCAGATAGTGAGCGAAGCATGAATACATTCCTGGGAGCAAACCGGCTCTATGAGATGGAAGATGTGGATGAAGACACCGTGAAAAAAGCCTCCTTCTTCCACTTTACTGGCTATATGTGGGATACCAGAAGCCAGCAAGAAGCCATCAAGAAGGCCTTGCACATTGCAAAAGAACACCATACAGTTGTCTCTTTTGATCTCGCAGACCCCTTTGCTGTTGGCCGTTACCGGGAGCCCTTCCTCAACCTTATCAGCCAAGAGTGTGACATTGTGTTTGCAAACAGGGAAGAAGCAAGGATTCTCTTTGACAACTATGATCCTTATGAGTGTTGTCGTTCCATGGGTAAGCTCTGTAGGACTGCCGTTGTAAAGAATGGGAAAAAAGGTTCCTACATAAGCCATGAAGGAAAAATCATCAATATTCCGGTCAAGGGACCAGTAGTACCTACCGATACCACTGGTGCAGGGGATGTATATGCCGCAGGATTTCTCTATGGGCTGTACCATGACTACTCAATACAGGAATCAGGAACAATCGCCTCCATCCTTGCCGGTGAGATAATCAGGCAACGTGGGGCCCAGTTCAACAAGGAGAAAGCAAAAGAACTCAGAGATCTCTTTGCTTCAGGATCTTGGAAATCGCTGTAG
- the lgt gene encoding prolipoprotein diacylglyceryl transferase has product MTLFIEFPNWISPEIIPGLPLRWYGLMYVVAFSVAYLMIRLQARKGEIAIDADQTLNLVLYCVIGLILGARLFSVLFYDGSFYYWTHPWMIFWPFRGGRFIGLPGMSYHGGLVGAVIGGWIYSRRYKLSFFSIADTVAYAAPLGYTFGRLGNFINGELFGRVSTKPWAMVFPDAPSFSSNYAWVREIADQLGIAYESGAMINLPRHPSQLYEALFEGIVLFLFLWFVIRTRRKKHPAGFGLVWYTAGYGAVRFFIEYFRAPDENLGYIIALGSESDNIALLQSFFNFSMGQLFCLAMIVSASIFAVFLKRREGVKHVSN; this is encoded by the coding sequence ATGACCTTATTCATCGAATTTCCCAATTGGATTTCGCCGGAAATCATACCCGGTCTGCCCCTCAGATGGTATGGTCTGATGTACGTGGTAGCTTTCAGTGTTGCCTACCTGATGATCCGTCTCCAGGCAAGAAAGGGTGAAATAGCGATCGATGCTGATCAAACACTGAACCTGGTGTTGTATTGTGTGATTGGCTTGATTCTGGGAGCGCGTTTGTTCAGTGTTCTCTTCTACGATGGTTCCTTCTATTATTGGACGCACCCTTGGATGATCTTCTGGCCTTTTAGGGGAGGGAGATTCATCGGACTTCCTGGCATGAGTTACCATGGCGGGTTGGTAGGGGCTGTCATCGGAGGCTGGATCTATAGCAGGAGGTACAAGCTCTCCTTTTTTTCCATTGCCGATACCGTAGCCTATGCAGCTCCACTTGGGTATACCTTTGGACGTTTGGGTAATTTTATCAACGGGGAACTCTTTGGAAGGGTCTCTACCAAACCTTGGGCGATGGTTTTCCCTGATGCTCCATCCTTTTCCTCCAACTATGCATGGGTACGTGAGATAGCTGACCAGCTAGGTATAGCCTATGAAAGTGGGGCTATGATAAACCTGCCCAGGCATCCCAGCCAACTCTATGAAGCCTTGTTCGAAGGAATTGTGCTATTCCTTTTCCTCTGGTTTGTGATCAGGACAAGAAGGAAGAAACATCCTGCAGGGTTCGGCTTGGTGTGGTATACCGCAGGATACGGGGCTGTTCGCTTTTTCATTGAATATTTTAGGGCTCCTGATGAGAACCTGGGGTATATCATTGCCCTGGGCAGTGAGTCAGACAATATTGCCCTATTGCAATCCTTTTTCAATTTTTCCATGGGCCAGCTCTTCTGCCTGGCCATGATTGTTTCAGCAAGCATCTTCGCCGTTTTCCTGAAACGGCGAGAAGGAGTCAAGCATGTCAGTAATTAA